A window of Thunnus thynnus chromosome 17, fThuThy2.1, whole genome shotgun sequence contains these coding sequences:
- the zmp:0000000896 gene encoding caspase recruitment domain-containing protein 10 yields MSGVTDWEEGGDIVHEEVRSYPSWSEERCEELWDRVEGVRHKLTRILNPAKLTPYLRQCKVIDEQDEDEVLNSTQYPLRISKAGRLLDILRGQGQRGLQAFMESLEFYHPEQYTQLTGEQPTQRCSLILDEEGPEGLTQFLLLEVRKLREQLRNSRMCERRLSQRCRMAEDERSRAERKAQELRHDRLQLERLRQDCESASRELGKLKDRHLEQAVKYSRALEEQGKASTRERELLTQVEELKSRLTEAEKQTIDSPGNTTPARRNSLLSNGGHGPPPALPEKPLHRIEIQKAESTGTQMKDSVPTTGVIALMDILQQDRREAAEQRQELCDIISRIQGELQSTEEYRDKLESHCEQLQLKVRTLQLDWETEQKRSMSYFNQVMELEKERDQALRSRDSLQLEYTDCLLDKNRLRKRIAELQANLEQQYRELERERERSREKMDQSSSCLHCSHLSLCSEDQCYGPCCSLGLDLSPQAKSTHRLLRKAPSRGQANDNSEDSRSNSEENLLSSAEDNEKEINRLSTFPFPPCMNSINRRFNTEFDLDSWGSDENDNITGEQSEPSLWDSWNSLHSHPFPPDLVNLPAVSTNVPNPSVPRIPPVSPSSSPPTSPKHGRASLADDVTIVGGNQTGIFVSHVRAGSTAEQCGLKEGSELLELERVLFGGGSVLLGQCTAEVAHFSLQWWTEPSSLKHQSNPEAYSELCSQISSPTFTGADSFYVRVNLSIEPLGDPPSLGVSCDDIIHVTDTRYNGKYNWRCSLVDPRTAKHLQAGTMPNYNRAQQLLLVMLRKMALEQKDFKKKVFLKKTSSSVRLVKAADPSCRGISSTQQVLYTLSKRHGEHLIPYSLVQPVQVQTKRPVIFSPSLLSRGLIERLLQPAESGLNFNTCPPEPIQASERQDKRVFLLDSCTPEQALGIRLQSIQDVISQDKHCLLELGLPSVEGLLRQGIYPIVIHIRPKNKKHKKLRKFFPRCGDDGVMEEVCQAEELQLETLPLLYYTLEPNTWSCTEELLAAIRNAIISQQSAVAWIELDRLQ; encoded by the exons ATGAGCG GTGTCACAGattgggaggaggggggtgacATTGTTCATGAGGAAGTTCGATCTTATCCGTCTTGGTCAGAGGAGCGCTGCGAGGAGCTGTGGGATCGTGTGGAAGGAGTACGACACAAGCTCACACGTATCCTCAACCCGGCCAAACTCACCCCGTACCTGCGGCAGTGCAAAGTCATTGATGAACAGGATGAAGACGAGGTGCTCAACTCTACGCAGTACCCCCTGCGCATCAGCAAGGCCG GCCGGTTGCTGGACATTCTGCGTGGTCAGGGCCAGCGAGGTCTTCAGGCCTTCATGGAGTCACTGGAGTTTTACCACCCAGAGCAGTACACACAGCTGACTGGAGAACAACCAACACAGCGCTGCTCCCTCATACTGG ATGAGGAAGGTCCGGAGGGTTTGACCCAGTTCCTACTGCTGGAGGTGCGTAAACTGAGGGAGCAGCTTCGTAACAGCCGTATGTGTGAACGACGCCTGTCTCAGCGCTGTCGAATGGCGGAGGATGAACGCAGTCGCGCTGAACGTAAAGCTCAGGAGTTGCGTCACGACAGACTGCAGCTGGAGAG GCTGCGTCAAGACTGCGAGTCGGCCAGTCGAGAGCTGGGCAAGCTGAAAGACAGACACCTGGAGCAGGCTGTGAAGTACTCCAGAGCCCTGGAGGAGCAAGGCAAGGCCTCCACCCGTGAGAGAGAACTACTGACGCAG GTAGAAGAACTTAAGTCCAGGttgacagaggcagagaaacaaacaatcGATTCTCCAGGGAATACTACGCCAGCCAGAAGAAACAGTTTGCTCTCCAATGGCGGACATGGTCCTCCACCTGCTTTACCAGAAAAGCCGCTGCACCGTATTGAGATTCAGAAAGCTGAGAGTACAGGAACGCAGATGAAGGACTCAGTTCCTACCACTGGAGTCATa GCCCTGATGGATATCCTGCAGCAGGACCGCAGGGAGGCTGCAGAGCAGAGGCAGGAGCTCTGCGATATCATCTCCAGAATACAGGGGGAGCTACAGAGCACCGAGGAGTACAGGGACAAG CTGGAGTCGCATTGCGAGCAGCTACAGCTGAAGGTGAGGACTCTCCAGCTGGACTGGGAGACTGAGCAGAAGAGGAGCATGTCCTATTTTAACCAGGTCATGGAGCTAGAAAAGGAGAGGGACCAG GCTCTGCGTAGTCGGGACAGCCTGCAGTTGGAGTACACTGACTGTCTCCTGGATAAGAATCGTCTGCGTAAACGCATCGCAGAGCTGCAGGCCAACCTGGAGCAGCAGTACagggagctggagagagaaagggagaggagccGGGAGAAAATGGATCAGAGCAGCTCCTGTCTGCACTGC TCCCACCTGTCTCTGTGCAGTGAAGACCAGTGCTACGGCCCCTGCTGTTCCCTCGGCCTGGACCTGAGCCCCCAGGCCAAAAGCACCCACAGGCTGCTTAGAAAG GCGCCCTCTAGAGGCCAAGCCAATGACAACTCAGAGg ATTCTCGTTCCAACTCAGAGGAGAATCTGCTGTCGTCA GCAGAAGACaatgaaaaggaaataaatcGCCTCTCGACATTCCCCTTTCCTCCTTGTATGAACTCCATCAACCGACGATTCAACACAGA GTTTGACTTGGACTCCTGGGGCAGTGATGAGAATGATAACATAACAG GTGAGCAGAGTGAACCTTCTTTGTGGGATTCGTGGAACTCCCTACACTCTCATCCCTTCCCCCCTGACCTGGTCAACCTTCCCGCAGTCTCTACAAATGTCCCCAACCCCAGCGTTCCCAG GATACCCCCCGTCTCCCCGTCTTCAAGTCCCCCTACCTCACCAAAGCACGGAAGAGCCAGCCTAGCTGATGATGTTACGATAGTCGGAGGAAACCAAACGGGGATCTTTGTCAGCCATGTGAGAGCTGGTTCCACAGCGGAACAATGTGGACTGAAGGAGGGCAGcgagctgctggag CTGGAGCGGGTTCTGTTTGGTGGGGGAAGTGTACTGCTGGGCCAGTGCACTGCTGAGGTAGCCCACTTTTCTCTACAGTGGTGGACTGAGCCTTCATCACTCAAACACCAGAGCAACCCAGAGG CATACTCCGAGCTGTGCTCCCAGATCTCATCACCTACTTTCACGGGTGCTGACTCCTTCTATGTGCGTGTCAATCTCAGCATTGAGCCTCTCGGTGACCCACCATCTCTGGGTGTgtcttgtgatgacatcatacaTGTCACAGACACAAGGTACAATGGGAAATACAACTGGCGCTGTTCGCTGGTGGACCCACGCACAGCCAAGCACCTGCAGGCAGGAACCATGCCCAACTATAACAG GGCACAGCAGTTGTTACTTGTAATGCTACGGAAAATGGCCCTGGAGCAAAAAGACTTCAAGAAGAAGGTG TTTTTGAAGAAAACATCTAGCAGTGTTCGATTGGTCAAGGCAGCGGACCCCAGTTGCCGTGGGATTAGTTCCACACAGCAGGTCCTTTACACACTCAGCAAAC GTCACGGTGAGCACTTGATCCCGTACAGTTTAGTGCAGCCGGTGCAGGTTCAGACCAAGCGGCCAGTcattttctccccctcccttctGTCCCGTGGTCTCATAGAGAGACTGCTGCAACCCGCAGAGTCTGGTTTGAACTTCAACACCTGCCCACCAG AGCCTATTCAGGCTTCAGAGAGACAAGACAAAAGGGTATTCTTGCTGGATTCCTGCACTCCAGAGCAGGCTCTGGGCATACGGCTGCAGTCAATACAGGATGTCATCAGCCAG gACAAGCACTGTCTGCTAGAGCTGGGGCTGCCCAGTGTTGAGGGCTTGTTGAGACAGGGGATTTACCCTATCGTCATTCACATCCGCCCtaagaacaaaaaacacaagaaactgAG gaagtttttTCCACGGTGTGGGGACGATGGTGTGATGGAGGAGGTGTGCCAGGCCGAGGAGTTACAGCTTGAGACGCTGCCCTTGCTTTACTACACCTTGGAGCCCAACACCTGGAGCTGCACTGAAGAGCTGCTGGCAGCTATACGCAATGCCATCATTAGCCAGCAGAGTGCAGTAGCATGGATTGAACTGGATAGGCTGCAGTAG